Proteins encoded together in one Listeria swaminathanii window:
- a CDS encoding YuzD family protein yields the protein MVNEAKLYVYGSTTICASCVGAPSSKETEEWLRAAIGRKFSGQPFVVEYVDIFNPPNEVALADMANKIVDEDYMYPVIVVDGEIIAEGNPRLKDIYQVMTDRGYLATM from the coding sequence TATATGTGTATGGTTCAACGACAATTTGTGCTAGTTGTGTCGGAGCGCCATCCTCGAAGGAAACAGAGGAGTGGCTTCGTGCTGCGATTGGTCGGAAGTTTTCTGGGCAGCCGTTTGTGGTGGAGTATGTGGATATTTTTAATCCGCCGAATGAAGTGGCTTTAGCGGATATGGCGAATAAAATTGTCGATGAAGATTATATGTATCCAGTGATTGTGGTTGACGGTGAAATTATCGCTGAAGGCAATCCTCGGTTGAAAGATATTTATCAAGTAATGACCGACCGTGGTTACTTGGCAACAATGTAA
- a CDS encoding YuzB family protein, which yields MNPIVEFCVNNLASGADAAFAKLDADDNLDVIEYDCLTYCDLCATSLFALVDGEVVRGETAEELVANIYTFLEENPF from the coding sequence ATGAATCCGATTGTGGAATTTTGCGTGAATAATTTGGCGAGTGGGGCGGATGCAGCGTTTGCGAAATTAGATGCGGATGATAATTTAGACGTGATTGAATATGATTGTCTGACATATTGTGATTTATGCGCGACGAGTTTGTTTGCTTTAGTGGACGGGGAAGTGGTTCGCGGGGAAACGGCGGAGGAATTGGTTGCGAATATATATACATTTTTGGAAGAAAATCCGTTTTAA
- a CDS encoding SDR family oxidoreductase: MNVLVIGANGKIGRLLVEKLAMEKGFFVRAMVRKAEQVSELEKLGAKPIIADLKKDFHYAYDEIEAVIFTAGSGGHTPASETINIDQNGAIKAIETAKKKGVRRFIIVSSYGADNPENGPESLVHYLKAKQAADEALKQSGLDYTIIRPVGLSDDPATGKIAEVSGKPKTNIPRADVANFISEVLTEKASFYKTYTIESGDTPIKQFFN, translated from the coding sequence ATGAATGTACTCGTAATTGGCGCAAATGGCAAAATCGGCCGTCTTTTAGTCGAAAAACTTGCAATGGAAAAAGGCTTCTTCGTCCGAGCAATGGTTAGAAAAGCCGAGCAAGTGAGCGAACTTGAAAAACTTGGTGCAAAGCCGATTATCGCCGATTTAAAAAAAGATTTCCATTATGCCTATGATGAAATTGAAGCGGTCATTTTCACAGCGGGTTCTGGTGGTCACACGCCCGCTTCCGAAACTATTAACATTGACCAAAATGGAGCCATTAAAGCAATTGAAACCGCCAAAAAAAAAGGTGTGCGCCGTTTTATCATTGTTAGTTCTTACGGCGCCGATAACCCAGAAAATGGCCCCGAATCACTCGTTCATTATTTAAAAGCTAAACAAGCAGCCGATGAAGCATTAAAACAAAGCGGCCTTGATTACACAATTATCCGCCCAGTCGGCCTTTCTGATGACCCAGCCACTGGCAAAATCGCCGAAGTTTCTGGAAAACCTAAGACAAACATCCCACGAGCTGACGTTGCCAATTTTATCAGTGAAGTTTTAACGGAAAAAGCTAGCTTCTACAAAACCTACACTATCGAAAGCGGTGACACACCAATCAAGCAATTTTTTAACTAA
- a CDS encoding NAD(P)/FAD-dependent oxidoreductase, protein MDEKTKIYDITIIGGGPVGLFAAFYAGMRNASVKIIESLPQLGGQLSTLYPEKYIYDIPGYPSVRAQELVNNLIQQMKPFDPTIALGEAVQSVEKQVDGTFEIITKKDTHYSKAIIITAGNGAFEPRRLDLPEAEQYEGKNIHYFINDLSRFSGHRVAVCGGGDSAVDWALMLEKVASSVAIVHRRSAFRAHEHSVNNLEKSSIAIKTPFIPTEVLGNGDKLTHITLQEVKGDTTETLEIDDFIINYGFVSSLGPIKNWGLELERNSIIVNSKMETSIPGIYCAGDICTYEGKVKLIATGFGEAPTAVNNAMNFIDPKTRVQPMHSTSLFE, encoded by the coding sequence TTGGATGAAAAAACAAAAATTTATGATATCACGATCATTGGTGGTGGACCGGTTGGGCTATTTGCTGCTTTTTATGCCGGAATGCGCAATGCGAGTGTGAAAATAATAGAAAGTTTACCGCAATTAGGTGGACAACTTTCTACGCTTTATCCTGAGAAATATATTTATGATATTCCAGGCTATCCTTCTGTTCGCGCACAGGAACTTGTTAACAATTTGATTCAGCAAATGAAACCATTTGACCCAACAATTGCGCTAGGAGAAGCTGTCCAAAGCGTGGAAAAACAGGTCGATGGCACATTTGAAATCATCACGAAGAAAGATACACATTATAGTAAGGCGATTATTATTACTGCTGGAAACGGCGCATTTGAACCAAGACGTCTGGATCTTCCAGAAGCAGAACAATACGAAGGCAAGAATATTCATTACTTCATTAATGACCTTAGTCGCTTTTCTGGTCACCGCGTTGCTGTTTGTGGTGGTGGAGATTCTGCGGTCGACTGGGCGCTCATGCTTGAAAAAGTGGCGAGTTCCGTCGCAATCGTTCACCGTCGGAGTGCTTTCCGTGCGCACGAGCATAGCGTGAACAATTTAGAAAAATCATCTATTGCGATTAAAACACCATTTATCCCAACCGAAGTGCTTGGTAACGGCGATAAATTAACGCATATTACATTGCAGGAAGTCAAAGGCGATACCACGGAAACGCTCGAGATTGACGATTTCATCATTAACTACGGTTTTGTTTCTTCACTTGGTCCGATTAAAAATTGGGGCTTAGAGCTAGAGCGCAACTCGATTATCGTCAATTCGAAAATGGAAACGAGTATCCCGGGTATTTACTGTGCGGGCGATATTTGCACTTACGAGGGCAAAGTAAAACTAATTGCGACCGGTTTTGGTGAAGCTCCAACTGCCGTCAATAATGCGATGAATTTCATTGATCCAAAAACACGCGTGCAACCAATGCACTCCACATCTTTATTCGAATAA